One Nonomuraea angiospora DNA segment encodes these proteins:
- a CDS encoding heavy-metal-associated domain-containing protein translates to MATATYTVKGMTCGHCVSSVKEEVGEVSGVTSVEVDLASGLLTVESDSPVDAAEIVAAVEEAGYEVAGQS, encoded by the coding sequence ATGGCTACCGCTACCTACACCGTCAAGGGCATGACCTGCGGCCACTGCGTGAGCTCGGTGAAGGAGGAGGTCGGTGAGGTCTCCGGGGTCACCTCGGTGGAGGTGGACCTGGCCAGCGGCCTACTGACCGTGGAGAGCGACAGCCCCGTGGACGCGGCGGAGATCGTCGCCGCCGTGGAGGAGGCGGGCTACGAGGTGGCGGGCCAGTCATGA
- a CDS encoding serine hydrolase domain-containing protein has protein sequence MSMLRAGLLVAALAATATTMTIPAAAADRGHARLRRALDQAVADGGGPGIVAELRDGDAAPWFGTAGVADLETGRHRRPGEHFRIGSFTKAFVGTVVLQVAADGKLSLDDTVAKWLPGVVEEHLGGDGTKITVRQLLNHTSGLPDALPGQETPRPEEPGRRFIYSKVNYNLAGMIVESATGSTLADEIDRRIARPLGLTGTYLPGADNTVRDPHARHYSKFDEAGRPAEVHDVTHADLSWAGAAGGMVSTTSDLHRFLRALLRGRLLAPAQQEEMFTTVSTEGADWVPNTRYGLGVYSQRLSCGVTLWGGGGFIQGSTTYAMGDRQGAQTLVANLNGDWNDFLTTFGTLLESHFCPLT, from the coding sequence ATGTCCATGCTCCGTGCCGGCCTGCTCGTCGCCGCCCTGGCCGCGACGGCCACCACGATGACGATCCCCGCCGCCGCGGCCGACCGTGGCCACGCCAGGCTCCGGCGCGCGCTCGACCAGGCCGTGGCCGACGGCGGCGGCCCCGGCATCGTCGCCGAGCTCAGGGACGGCGACGCGGCGCCGTGGTTCGGGACGGCGGGGGTGGCCGACCTGGAGACCGGACGCCACCGCCGGCCGGGCGAGCACTTCCGCATCGGCAGCTTCACCAAGGCGTTCGTGGGCACGGTGGTCCTGCAGGTGGCGGCCGACGGCAAGCTGAGCCTGGACGACACGGTGGCGAAGTGGCTGCCCGGCGTGGTGGAGGAGCACCTCGGCGGGGACGGGACCAAGATCACTGTCAGGCAGTTGCTCAACCACACCAGCGGGCTCCCCGACGCCCTCCCCGGCCAGGAGACCCCGCGCCCCGAGGAGCCCGGCAGGCGCTTCATCTACTCCAAGGTCAACTACAACCTCGCGGGGATGATCGTCGAGTCGGCGACGGGTTCGACCCTCGCCGACGAGATCGACCGCCGCATCGCCCGCCCGCTGGGGCTGACGGGCACGTACCTGCCCGGCGCCGACAACACCGTCCGCGACCCGCACGCCCGGCACTACTCGAAGTTCGACGAGGCCGGCCGGCCCGCGGAGGTCCACGACGTGACGCACGCGGACCTGAGCTGGGCCGGGGCCGCCGGCGGGATGGTCTCGACCACTTCCGACCTGCACCGCTTCCTGCGGGCCCTGCTGCGCGGCCGCCTGCTCGCGCCGGCGCAGCAGGAGGAGATGTTCACCACCGTCTCGACGGAGGGCGCGGACTGGGTCCCGAACACCAGGTACGGCCTCGGCGTCTACTCCCAGCGCCTTTCCTGCGGGGTCACGCTCTGGGGCGGGGGCGGCTTCATCCAGGGCTCGACGACGTACGCGATGGGCGACCGTCAGGGCGCCCAGACGCTGGTCGCCAACCTGAACGGCGACTGGAACGACTTCCTCACGACCTTCGGCACGCTCCTGGAGAGCCACTTCTGCCCGCTCACGTAG
- a CDS encoding DoxX family protein — MFAVYLVITLLASAIIGLAAVANLVGHDYPKRQADSMGVPRSWMLPLGLLLGAGSLGLLAGFALPVLGTLAAAGLVLYFIGAFAVHLRARDHHFGPWAAFSSLAVAALAVNLAYHGPW, encoded by the coding sequence GTGTTCGCCGTTTACCTCGTCATCACCCTCCTCGCCTCGGCGATCATCGGCTTGGCCGCCGTCGCCAACCTCGTCGGCCACGACTACCCCAAGCGCCAGGCGGACAGCATGGGCGTCCCCCGCTCCTGGATGCTCCCGTTGGGCCTGCTGCTGGGGGCGGGCTCGCTGGGGCTGCTGGCCGGGTTCGCCCTGCCGGTGCTGGGCACGCTCGCCGCCGCCGGCCTGGTGCTGTACTTCATCGGGGCGTTCGCCGTGCACCTGCGGGCCCGCGACCACCACTTCGGCCCGTGGGCCGCGTTCTCCTCCCTGGCGGTGGCCGCCCTGGCCGTGAACCTGGCCTACCACGGACCCTGGTGA
- a CDS encoding RNA polymerase sigma-70 factor, whose translation MTRMLEAERKFTEHRGLLHAVAYRVLGSVTEAEDVVQDAWLRWSRVDVAAVADAEGYLVRVATRLAIDRLRSARVRRESYVGPWLPEPMLTLPDVAENVVLADSVSTAMLLVLEILSPTERAVFVLSEAFGYSNAEIAHFVGRSPATVRQIAHRARKAVEERRHRYDTDPVTRQQATERFLAACLGGDLESLLAVLAPDVTMVSDGGGLTGAPRKPIHGHEYVARAIVILSRRMPAGSHAQVLQVNGAPGIVVRSGRTPVLAITLHLLDGAIKTVHVVSNPEKLAGVAP comes from the coding sequence ATGACGCGAATGCTTGAGGCCGAGCGGAAGTTCACCGAGCACCGGGGCCTGCTGCACGCCGTGGCGTACCGGGTGCTGGGCAGCGTCACCGAGGCCGAGGACGTGGTGCAGGACGCCTGGCTGCGCTGGAGCCGCGTCGACGTGGCCGCCGTCGCGGACGCCGAAGGCTACCTGGTGCGGGTGGCCACCCGGCTGGCGATCGACCGGCTGCGCAGCGCGCGGGTGCGGCGCGAGTCCTACGTCGGGCCGTGGCTGCCCGAGCCGATGCTCACCCTTCCGGACGTCGCCGAGAACGTGGTGCTCGCCGACTCGGTGTCGACCGCGATGCTGCTCGTGCTGGAGATCCTCTCGCCGACGGAGCGCGCGGTGTTCGTGCTGAGCGAGGCCTTCGGCTACAGCAACGCCGAGATAGCGCACTTCGTCGGGCGCAGCCCCGCAACGGTGCGGCAGATCGCGCACCGCGCCAGGAAGGCGGTCGAGGAACGGCGCCACCGCTACGACACCGACCCGGTGACCAGGCAGCAGGCCACCGAGCGGTTCCTGGCCGCCTGCCTCGGCGGCGACCTGGAGAGCCTGCTGGCGGTGCTGGCGCCGGACGTGACGATGGTGAGCGACGGCGGCGGCCTCACCGGCGCGCCCCGCAAGCCGATCCACGGACACGAGTACGTGGCCCGCGCGATCGTCATCCTCTCCAGGCGCATGCCCGCCGGCTCGCACGCCCAGGTGCTCCAGGTCAACGGCGCCCCGGGGATCGTCGTCCGCTCGGGACGCACGCCGGTGCTGGCGATCACGTTGCACCTGCTGGACGGGGCGATCAAGACGGTGCACGTGGTCAGCAACCCGGAGAAGCTCGCCGGCGTGGCGCCATGA
- a CDS encoding carboxymuconolactone decarboxylase family protein gives MRRLAALDPAEAPEKSRELLNDIIGRTGSVGEMVSTMAHSPATLQGYLDLSRAMKRSKLPRALSEKISLALQEWIGCGLCLDAHAAGARAAGLSETDIALARQGTSTDAREAALIAVATRVLAEPSSLKDEDVAELRAHGWSERIIAELPGLVALNLLTGAFNLLAGLEPAEKAT, from the coding sequence ATGCGACGGCTCGCCGCGCTCGACCCCGCCGAAGCCCCGGAGAAGTCCCGGGAGCTGCTGAACGACATCATCGGCCGCACCGGCTCGGTCGGTGAGATGGTCTCCACCATGGCGCACTCCCCGGCGACGCTCCAGGGCTACCTGGACCTGTCGCGGGCCATGAAACGCAGCAAGCTGCCCCGCGCCCTCAGCGAGAAGATCTCGCTGGCCCTGCAGGAGTGGATCGGCTGCGGGCTCTGCCTCGACGCGCACGCGGCGGGCGCCCGGGCGGCGGGGCTGAGCGAGACGGACATCGCCCTCGCCCGCCAGGGCACCTCCACCGACGCCCGGGAGGCGGCGCTGATCGCGGTGGCCACCCGGGTGCTGGCCGAGCCGTCGTCGCTGAAGGACGAGGACGTGGCCGAGTTGCGGGCTCACGGCTGGAGCGAGCGGATCATCGCGGAGCTCCCCGGCCTGGTCGCCCTCAACCTGCTCACCGGCGCCTTCAACCTGCTGGCCGGCCTGGAGCCGGCCGAGAAGGCTACGTGA
- a CDS encoding metal-sensitive transcriptional regulator gives MVGYSGSKQDQLRRLRRIEGQVRGLQRMVEDDKYCIDILTQVSAATSALQSVAISLLEDHLAHCVAEAAAQGGPEAQAKVKEASDAIARLVRS, from the coding sequence ATGGTCGGATACAGCGGCAGCAAGCAGGACCAGCTGCGCCGACTGCGCCGGATCGAGGGTCAGGTGCGGGGGCTGCAGCGGATGGTCGAGGACGACAAGTACTGCATCGACATCCTCACGCAGGTGTCGGCGGCCACCAGCGCCCTGCAGTCGGTCGCCATCTCCCTGCTGGAGGATCACCTGGCCCACTGTGTCGCCGAGGCCGCCGCCCAGGGCGGGCCGGAGGCCCAGGCGAAGGTCAAAGAGGCTTCCGACGCCATCGCGAGACTTGTTCGTTCCTGA